A stretch of Geomonas oryzisoli DNA encodes these proteins:
- a CDS encoding nucleotidyltransferase domain-containing protein has protein sequence MLTSIDIEKLCETIVEGVHPQRIFLFGSYAEGRQTEDSDIDLVVVMNSDLDPHKRNVTLKRLFPRRRFSLDAFVFTPEEFERYKDVPGTIVYTATHEGRLLYG, from the coding sequence ATGCTGACTTCCATAGACATAGAAAAGCTTTGCGAAACCATCGTGGAGGGTGTTCATCCGCAAAGGATTTTCCTGTTCGGCTCTTACGCCGAGGGACGGCAGACTGAGGACAGCGACATCGACCTGGTCGTGGTCATGAACTCAGACCTCGATCCGCACAAACGGAATGTCACCTTGAAAAGGCTCTTCCCTCGTAGAAGGTTTTCGCTGGATGCCTTTGTTTTTACCCCCGAGGAGTTTGAAAGGTATAAGGATGTGCCTGGCACCATAGTGTACACTGCTACGCACGAGGGCAGGTTGCTCTATGGATGA
- a CDS encoding radical SAM/SPASM domain-containing protein, which produces MSDHHAFEQGGENYLFFSRSAKLYQISPLAALLVREFFPAEGGGALPPPGTMPPQPLLPEENTLYAELLALFTHELSVPLPAAHQQDDAGSENSYQTFSIYLAQTCNMACCYCWNRGGTFGKPGHVMEWSTARRATQLILSLVERSSAEKIFINFYGGEPLLDFPVLQQVTRELMKHEARLGKNFCLTLDTNGTLLEGHAAQFLARYFTQVGVSLDGSQRIHDLLRPGKYGEETWQRIVTNIRCFPNPKLLGIRATLTTFSDSYLETFRHLTTLGVGRIQLEYCHEPGYHQNPIYEKLIVPPQRQLDELREFVDYYVDYIACYKSTRDIPFVSNLLDSINRIKRANRFTRPCGAGTNTLAINSHGVVFPCIAFVEREAFAMGQSAEELSLNQSLRGFEVDGQLPCHDCWLRYDCAGGCYATHYDMTGHPRQPHPEYCRNMQGRAEVYFYALTQILTKCPWHLER; this is translated from the coding sequence ATGAGCGACCACCACGCCTTCGAGCAGGGAGGGGAGAACTACCTCTTCTTCAGCCGCTCCGCAAAGCTCTACCAGATCAGCCCGCTGGCAGCCCTGCTGGTACGGGAGTTTTTCCCTGCCGAGGGCGGAGGAGCCCTGCCCCCACCCGGAACCATGCCGCCGCAGCCGCTTCTTCCCGAGGAAAACACGCTCTACGCCGAACTGCTCGCCCTTTTCACCCACGAGCTGTCGGTTCCGCTCCCCGCCGCTCATCAGCAGGACGATGCCGGCTCCGAGAACAGCTACCAGACCTTTTCCATCTACCTCGCCCAGACCTGTAACATGGCCTGCTGCTACTGCTGGAACCGCGGCGGCACGTTCGGCAAGCCGGGACACGTGATGGAGTGGAGCACGGCCCGCCGCGCCACACAGCTGATCCTATCCCTGGTGGAACGCTCCAGCGCGGAAAAGATCTTCATCAACTTCTACGGCGGCGAGCCGCTGCTCGACTTCCCGGTGCTGCAGCAGGTGACCAGGGAACTTATGAAACACGAGGCGCGCCTGGGGAAGAACTTCTGCCTGACCCTGGACACCAACGGCACGCTCCTGGAAGGACACGCCGCGCAGTTCCTGGCCCGCTACTTCACCCAGGTGGGGGTCAGCCTGGACGGGAGCCAGCGCATCCACGACCTGCTGCGTCCCGGGAAGTACGGCGAGGAAACCTGGCAGCGGATCGTCACCAACATCAGGTGCTTCCCCAACCCGAAGCTCCTGGGGATCAGGGCCACGCTGACCACCTTCTCGGACAGTTACCTGGAGACCTTCCGCCACCTCACCACCCTCGGGGTCGGCCGCATCCAGCTCGAGTACTGCCACGAGCCGGGCTACCACCAAAACCCCATCTACGAAAAGCTGATCGTGCCCCCGCAGCGGCAACTGGACGAACTGCGTGAGTTCGTCGACTACTACGTCGACTACATCGCATGTTACAAGAGCACCCGTGACATCCCCTTCGTCTCCAATCTTCTGGACAGCATCAACCGGATCAAGCGCGCCAACCGCTTCACCCGCCCCTGCGGCGCCGGGACCAACACGCTGGCCATCAACAGCCACGGCGTGGTTTTCCCCTGCATCGCGTTCGTGGAACGGGAGGCGTTCGCCATGGGGCAGAGCGCTGAGGAGTTGTCCCTGAACCAGTCCCTGCGAGGGTTCGAAGTGGACGGTCAGCTTCCCTGCCACGACTGCTGGCTGCGCTACGATTGCGCCGGCGGCTGCTACGCCACCCACTACGACATGACCGGCCACCCCAGGCAGCCGCACCCGGAATACTGCCGGAACATGCAGGGACGGGCGGAGGTCTACTTCTACGCCCTCACCCAGATCCTCACCAAATGCCCGTGGCACCTGGAACGGTGA
- a CDS encoding ATP-dependent DNA helicase: MKPASDIINIPVGYFALPVPRTGSIEPRSGYDRSTSDGQEIHQRVQRKRAQDDPTYQAEVPVVRLLERGGFRFQVSGRMDGVSGREVTSIEEIKSCFNLWDLKRRLTGGSLKEPYCLQLLTYGYFHWLEHGVVPRLTFHLVSSRNGHSADLEIGLDLEEYGVWLDARLDELVREATAAAKRAQRRRKTAASFPFPFEQPRPGQVELIKEIELGMALGRRMLIQAPTGLGKTVGVLHPVLGEALGRGQAVCYVTPKNSQHEVAEDAVHRFREAGSKLRSLTITAKGKICFQEEPICTPEYCEYARDYYAKVARHGLVELLEKKRSLKSRTFRQLGEEYQVCPFELQIDSAKLADVVICDYNYVFAPRSALGRAAGLPVDQVGKPNLVIDEAHNLPSRAMEYYSPRLSSTVLEGMREDLGGVPLAFRRETAELLEECVAAVLACRRGEGGKASRIEPPLAPFLELDGRLRGLLSRYLEADVEIRQEDPILRLCYYWSEFTETLEFAVRSERQEFFTSYQPQGGGGSIKVTCCDASELIRERYAEYQQVVGFSATLKPMEYYAKLSGLDPDQVRWSEFQSPFPPERRKLLIIPQVSTRYSQRERNYARIADALARIVALRRGNYLAFFPSFTFLDRVAELFRAPEGFEVLRQERNMKGARTAEFLEQLRSGQVPTVVFAVQGGSLSEGVDYAGDMVIGAFVVGPPLPNYDLEREEMRAYYQRHYGKGFEYAYTIPAMSKAIQSAGRVIRSETDRGVIVLMDDRFLEEGYSSAMPADWFETRAEELVSGAILKDIGEFWAQPQDVER; this comes from the coding sequence ATGAAACCAGCAAGCGACATCATCAACATCCCGGTCGGCTACTTCGCCCTGCCCGTGCCGCGCACCGGGAGCATCGAGCCCCGTTCGGGCTACGACCGCTCCACGAGCGACGGGCAGGAGATCCACCAGCGGGTGCAGAGGAAACGGGCGCAGGACGACCCGACCTACCAGGCCGAGGTGCCGGTGGTGCGGCTTTTGGAGCGCGGCGGCTTCCGATTCCAGGTGAGCGGTCGCATGGACGGCGTCTCGGGACGTGAAGTTACCTCCATCGAGGAGATCAAGAGCTGCTTCAACCTCTGGGATCTGAAGCGGCGCCTCACCGGCGGGTCGCTCAAGGAACCGTACTGCCTGCAGCTTTTGACGTACGGTTATTTCCACTGGCTGGAGCACGGCGTGGTGCCCAGGCTCACCTTCCACCTGGTTTCGTCGCGTAACGGCCACTCGGCGGACCTGGAGATCGGGCTCGACCTCGAGGAATACGGGGTGTGGCTGGACGCCCGGCTGGACGAACTGGTTCGTGAGGCAACTGCAGCTGCCAAGAGGGCGCAGCGCAGGCGGAAAACGGCAGCTTCGTTCCCCTTTCCCTTCGAACAGCCGCGCCCGGGGCAGGTGGAGCTGATAAAGGAGATCGAACTGGGGATGGCGCTGGGGCGGCGCATGCTGATCCAGGCACCGACCGGGCTCGGCAAAACGGTGGGAGTCCTGCACCCGGTGCTCGGGGAGGCGCTCGGGCGGGGCCAGGCGGTCTGCTACGTCACTCCCAAGAACAGCCAGCATGAAGTCGCCGAGGATGCAGTGCACCGGTTCCGCGAGGCGGGTTCGAAGCTGCGCTCCTTGACCATCACCGCTAAGGGCAAGATCTGTTTCCAGGAGGAGCCCATCTGCACCCCGGAGTACTGCGAGTACGCCCGCGACTACTACGCCAAGGTGGCGCGCCACGGCCTGGTGGAGCTGCTGGAGAAGAAGAGGAGCCTCAAAAGCCGCACCTTCCGGCAGCTGGGCGAAGAGTACCAGGTCTGCCCCTTCGAGCTGCAGATCGACAGCGCCAAGCTGGCCGACGTGGTCATCTGCGATTACAACTACGTCTTCGCGCCCCGATCGGCGCTGGGGCGGGCCGCCGGTCTCCCGGTGGACCAGGTGGGCAAGCCGAACCTGGTGATCGACGAGGCGCACAACCTCCCGTCCCGGGCCATGGAGTATTACTCCCCGAGACTCTCCAGCACGGTCCTGGAGGGGATGCGCGAGGACCTGGGCGGGGTGCCGCTGGCGTTTCGGCGCGAGACGGCCGAGCTCCTGGAGGAATGCGTCGCGGCGGTTCTTGCCTGCCGCCGGGGGGAGGGGGGGAAGGCGTCCCGGATCGAGCCGCCGCTCGCCCCGTTCCTGGAGCTTGACGGCAGGTTGCGCGGACTCTTGTCCCGCTACCTGGAGGCGGACGTGGAGATAAGGCAGGAGGACCCTATCCTGCGCCTTTGCTACTACTGGTCAGAATTCACCGAGACCCTGGAGTTCGCCGTGCGTTCCGAGCGCCAGGAGTTCTTCACCTCCTACCAGCCGCAGGGCGGCGGTGGCAGCATCAAGGTGACCTGTTGCGACGCCTCCGAGCTGATCCGGGAGCGTTATGCCGAGTACCAGCAGGTGGTCGGATTTTCCGCGACGCTGAAGCCGATGGAGTACTACGCGAAGCTTTCCGGCCTCGACCCGGACCAGGTGCGCTGGTCGGAGTTCCAAAGCCCGTTCCCGCCGGAGCGCCGCAAGCTCCTGATCATCCCGCAGGTCTCCACGCGCTACTCGCAGCGCGAACGCAACTACGCCCGCATCGCCGACGCCCTGGCCCGGATCGTCGCCCTCAGGCGCGGCAACTATCTCGCCTTCTTCCCCAGTTTCACGTTTTTGGATCGGGTGGCCGAGCTGTTCCGGGCACCGGAAGGGTTCGAGGTGCTCCGGCAGGAACGCAACATGAAAGGGGCCAGGACGGCCGAGTTCCTGGAGCAGCTCCGCTCGGGGCAGGTGCCCACGGTGGTCTTCGCGGTGCAGGGTGGATCGCTGTCGGAAGGGGTGGATTACGCCGGCGACATGGTGATCGGCGCGTTCGTGGTGGGGCCGCCGCTCCCGAACTACGACCTGGAGCGCGAGGAGATGCGCGCCTATTACCAGCGCCATTACGGCAAGGGGTTCGAGTACGCCTACACCATCCCCGCCATGTCCAAGGCGATCCAGTCGGCGGGAAGGGTGATCCGCTCCGAAACGGACCGCGGCGTGATCGTGCTCATGGATGACCGCTTCCTGGAGGAGGGGTACAGTAGCGCGATGCCGGCGGACTGGTTCGAGACGCGTGCGGAGGAACTGGTGTCGGGAGCGATTCTGAAGGATATCGGTGAGTTTTGGGCGCAGCCGCAGGATGTTGAACGATGA
- the dapB gene encoding 4-hydroxy-tetrahydrodipicolinate reductase — protein MVKIAVCGAAGRMGGRIIAAIKETEGVELSGALERPGHPMVGQDAGYNAGLGAIGVFISDDLNATVQGCDVLIDFTAPKVSLKNLEVCALYKKSIVIGSTGFTPEERALAAELAREIPVIIAPNMSVGVNVCFKVLADVAKILGEDFDVEIVEAHHRLKKDSPSGTAVRMGEVVANALGRDYNKVANYHREGICGERTHDEIGMQTVRGGDIVGEHTVYFIGMGERIELTHRAHTRDMFSRGSVRAAKWVVTAKPGVWDMQDVLGLR, from the coding sequence ATGGTTAAAATAGCAGTTTGCGGGGCTGCCGGCCGCATGGGTGGCCGCATCATCGCCGCCATCAAGGAGACCGAGGGCGTGGAGCTCTCCGGCGCCCTAGAGCGGCCCGGCCACCCGATGGTGGGGCAGGATGCCGGTTACAACGCAGGTCTGGGCGCCATCGGCGTCTTTATCAGCGACGACTTGAACGCAACCGTCCAGGGGTGCGACGTGCTGATCGACTTCACCGCGCCCAAGGTCTCCCTGAAGAACCTCGAGGTGTGCGCTCTTTACAAGAAGTCCATCGTCATAGGCTCCACCGGCTTCACCCCTGAAGAGCGTGCGCTGGCGGCCGAACTGGCCCGGGAAATCCCGGTCATCATCGCGCCCAACATGTCGGTGGGCGTCAACGTCTGCTTCAAGGTCCTGGCCGACGTGGCCAAAATCCTGGGCGAGGACTTCGACGTCGAGATCGTCGAGGCGCACCATCGCCTGAAGAAGGACTCCCCCTCCGGGACCGCGGTCAGGATGGGCGAGGTGGTGGCCAACGCGCTGGGGCGCGACTACAACAAGGTCGCCAACTACCACCGCGAGGGGATCTGCGGCGAGCGTACCCACGACGAGATCGGCATGCAGACCGTGCGCGGCGGCGACATCGTCGGCGAGCACACCGTCTACTTCATCGGCATGGGCGAGCGCATCGAGCTCACCCACCGCGCCCACACCCGCGACATGTTCTCCCGCGGCTCCGTGCGCGCCGCCAAGTGGGTGGTCACCGCCAAGCCGGGCGTCTGGGATATGCAGGACGTGCTCGGGCTCAGGTAA
- a CDS encoding type 1 glutamine amidotransferase domain-containing protein yields MKALVLSADNFEDTELLVPLYRLREVGYSVVVASANTGAIHGKHGYEVPVDKLFSQINPAEYSVLVLPGGKAPAAIRNMPEVQEIARAFMSSGKPVAAICHGPQILISAGLLKGRKATCYESVAPELRDAGAQYQDIEVLIDGNLITSRKPDDLPAFCRELTRMLKAQN; encoded by the coding sequence ATGAAAGCACTGGTGTTAAGCGCGGACAATTTCGAGGATACCGAACTGCTCGTTCCACTGTACCGGCTGCGCGAGGTCGGCTACTCCGTCGTGGTCGCTTCGGCCAATACCGGGGCCATCCATGGTAAGCACGGCTACGAGGTGCCGGTAGACAAGCTCTTTTCCCAGATCAACCCCGCCGAGTACTCCGTCCTGGTGCTGCCGGGAGGAAAGGCACCTGCCGCCATCCGTAACATGCCCGAGGTGCAGGAGATCGCACGCGCCTTCATGTCGTCCGGGAAACCGGTGGCCGCCATCTGTCACGGGCCGCAGATCCTGATCTCCGCCGGGCTGCTCAAGGGGCGCAAGGCCACTTGCTACGAGTCGGTTGCACCGGAGCTGCGCGACGCTGGGGCGCAATACCAGGACATCGAGGTGCTGATCGACGGCAACCTGATCACCTCCAGGAAGCCCGACGACCTTCCCGCCTTCTGCCGAGAATTGACCCGCATGCTGAAGGCTCAAAATTAA
- a CDS encoding helix-turn-helix domain-containing protein, with product MVEANDKNEKVPLPSVAIDGTRIRNIRETKKLTQLYVANVVGVTTDTISRWENNRYPSIKRDNAQKLADALEVPLEEVLRQDSSDPEEAAPQPPPAPARGAMIAVIAVVAAALVGMLLFFLLRQPPVPPSATRWMPRFAAPGEVFPVQIKVARHVGAPFGFILREKLPTGTRLVSSLPPASSTDAEAKWLVPSGATPFTLSFTLQVPAGFTPGKDAALKGEIVIHNAGSSNRTEAVGGSGSIHIGAYHWADSNGDGRIDDDEIMPAYYICEEMKGLGLDWKTIEAIWSGKGYRWDAKHGYTVLK from the coding sequence ATGGTGGAAGCCAACGACAAAAACGAAAAGGTCCCCCTGCCGAGCGTCGCCATCGACGGCACCCGGATCAGGAACATACGGGAGACCAAGAAACTCACCCAGCTGTACGTGGCCAACGTGGTCGGGGTGACCACCGACACCATCTCGCGCTGGGAGAACAACCGCTACCCTTCCATCAAGCGGGATAACGCCCAGAAACTGGCCGACGCCCTCGAAGTACCTCTCGAGGAGGTATTGCGCCAGGACTCTTCCGACCCGGAGGAGGCCGCGCCGCAGCCGCCCCCGGCTCCAGCCAGGGGCGCCATGATTGCCGTCATCGCCGTCGTTGCCGCTGCCCTGGTCGGCATGCTCCTCTTCTTCCTGCTGCGGCAGCCTCCCGTTCCTCCCAGCGCCACCCGGTGGATGCCGCGATTTGCCGCTCCCGGCGAGGTCTTCCCGGTGCAGATCAAGGTGGCGCGCCACGTCGGCGCTCCCTTCGGCTTCATTCTCAGGGAAAAACTACCGACCGGCACCCGCCTGGTCAGCTCGCTCCCCCCCGCCTCCTCCACCGATGCCGAGGCGAAGTGGCTGGTTCCCAGCGGTGCCACCCCCTTCACCCTCTCCTTCACCCTCCAGGTCCCGGCCGGCTTCACCCCCGGCAAGGACGCGGCCCTCAAGGGCGAGATAGTCATCCATAACGCAGGCTCCTCGAATCGGACCGAAGCCGTCGGTGGCAGCGGTTCCATCCACATAGGCGCTTACCACTGGGCCGACAGCAACGGGGACGGCCGTATCGACGACGACGAGATCATGCCCGCCTATTACATCTGCGAAGAGATGAAGGGACTTGGCCTGGACTGGAAGACAATCGAGGCGATCTGGAGCGGCAAAGGCTACCGCTGGGACGCCAAACACGGCTACACCGTATTGAAGTAA
- the trhA gene encoding PAQR family membrane homeostasis protein TrhA: protein MDENDLSKRLFHYSEAEELANRWTHGIGLMLSAAASAALISLAVRIGEMARIVSTSVYAGAMLLFYAVSTIYHSVRRPRLRYLFRILDHACVYFMIAGTYTPFAMVTLRGAWGYWLLITVWGLGTVGAFMKLYTTHRLPYLGPMLYLGLGWLVLVVIKPLAASLALNGLLLLFAGGAAYTLGVLFYLWDRLPYNHAIWHVFVLVGSAFHFLAIFWYVTPGGR from the coding sequence ATGGACGAGAACGATCTCAGTAAACGTCTGTTTCACTATTCCGAGGCGGAAGAGCTCGCCAACCGCTGGACCCATGGCATTGGGCTCATGCTCAGCGCGGCAGCGTCAGCTGCCCTGATCAGCCTGGCGGTGCGCATCGGCGAGATGGCGCGCATTGTCTCTACCTCCGTGTATGCCGGGGCCATGCTCCTCTTCTACGCCGTTTCCACCATCTACCACAGCGTGAGAAGGCCGCGGCTACGCTACCTGTTCCGCATCCTGGACCACGCCTGCGTCTATTTCATGATCGCCGGAACCTACACCCCTTTTGCCATGGTGACGTTGCGGGGGGCGTGGGGGTACTGGCTGTTGATCACGGTATGGGGATTGGGCACGGTAGGTGCCTTCATGAAGCTGTACACCACCCACCGGCTCCCCTACCTCGGGCCGATGCTCTACCTGGGGCTTGGCTGGCTGGTGCTGGTCGTCATCAAGCCGCTTGCCGCGTCCCTTGCCCTGAACGGGCTGCTGCTGCTCTTTGCCGGCGGCGCGGCCTACACCCTCGGAGTCCTCTTCTACCTCTGGGACCGCCTTCCTTACAACCACGCCATCTGGCACGTCTTCGTGCTGGTGGGGAGCGCCTTCCACTTCCTGGCCATCTTCTGGTACGTGACGCCCGGCGGGCGTTAG
- a CDS encoding HEPN domain-containing protein, producing the protein MDEAQNEIVGMWLHKADNDLRNIKNNLAAEEIPTDTICFHAQQAIEKALKAVLVAHGQNAGKTHDLVRLLTEVLEFIPELSQYEDSLEEITEYGVAVRYPNGFSEPSLDEAVKAYEIAKEIRSRILEKIELN; encoded by the coding sequence ATGGATGAGGCGCAAAATGAAATAGTAGGGATGTGGTTGCACAAGGCGGATAACGACCTGCGAAACATCAAGAACAACCTTGCAGCAGAAGAAATTCCTACAGACACAATATGCTTTCACGCACAGCAGGCGATAGAAAAAGCATTGAAAGCGGTGTTGGTGGCTCATGGCCAAAACGCCGGCAAAACCCACGACCTGGTCAGACTACTGACGGAAGTGCTCGAATTTATCCCCGAACTGTCACAATACGAGGATAGTCTTGAGGAAATAACGGAATACGGAGTTGCGGTCCGGTATCCCAATGGGTTCAGCGAACCATCTCTGGACGAAGCTGTTAAGGCGTACGAGATCGCTAAGGAAATAAGAAGCCGAATACTGGAAAAGATAGAATTGAATTAG
- a CDS encoding LL-diaminopimelate aminotransferase, translating into MAKINDNYLKLKAGYLFPEIGRRVRAFAAANPEAKVIRLGIGDVTRPLAPAVIKAFHEAVDDLGTVENFAGYGPEQGYDWLINAIIEKSYKPLGVDLKTEEMFISDGSKCDCANILDIFALDNVVAIGDPVYPVYNDTNVMIGRTGEADEKGYYKGIVYLPCTEENGFIPALPTGKVDIIYLCFPNNPTGTVASKAELKKWVDYALANDAVIFYDAAYEAFITDPSIPHSIYEVEGAKKCAIEFRSFSKTAGFTGVRCGLVVVPEEVTGTTESGEKYSFNKLWLRRTTTKFNGASYPVQKAAAAVYSEEGWKQNKEIIDYYMENARIIREGLAEAGLTVYGGVNAPYIWLKTPNGLSSWDFFDKLLNECNVVGTPGSGFGPSGEGYFRLSAFGNRDNVIEAVERIKKNLK; encoded by the coding sequence ATGGCAAAGATAAACGATAACTACCTGAAACTGAAAGCAGGTTACCTCTTCCCGGAGATCGGGCGCCGCGTGCGCGCTTTCGCCGCCGCCAACCCGGAGGCGAAGGTGATCCGCCTGGGGATCGGCGACGTGACCCGCCCTCTGGCCCCGGCCGTCATCAAGGCCTTCCATGAAGCGGTGGATGACCTGGGTACCGTCGAGAACTTCGCCGGCTACGGCCCGGAGCAGGGGTACGACTGGCTCATCAACGCCATCATCGAAAAGTCCTATAAGCCGCTCGGCGTCGACCTGAAGACCGAGGAGATGTTCATCTCCGACGGCTCCAAGTGCGACTGCGCCAACATCCTGGACATCTTCGCGCTGGACAACGTGGTGGCCATCGGCGACCCGGTCTACCCGGTCTACAACGACACCAACGTGATGATCGGCCGCACCGGCGAGGCGGACGAGAAGGGGTACTACAAGGGGATCGTCTATCTTCCCTGCACCGAGGAGAACGGCTTCATCCCGGCGCTTCCGACCGGCAAAGTGGACATCATCTACCTCTGCTTCCCCAACAACCCGACCGGCACCGTAGCCAGCAAGGCCGAGCTGAAGAAGTGGGTGGACTATGCCCTCGCCAACGACGCCGTGATCTTCTACGACGCCGCCTACGAGGCGTTCATCACCGACCCCAGCATCCCGCACTCCATCTACGAGGTGGAAGGGGCGAAGAAGTGCGCCATCGAGTTCCGCTCCTTCTCCAAGACCGCCGGCTTCACCGGCGTGCGCTGCGGCCTGGTGGTCGTGCCGGAAGAGGTGACCGGAACCACGGAGAGCGGCGAGAAGTACTCCTTTAACAAGCTCTGGCTGCGCCGCACCACGACCAAGTTCAACGGCGCCTCCTATCCGGTGCAGAAGGCCGCTGCCGCGGTCTACTCCGAGGAAGGGTGGAAGCAGAACAAGGAGATCATCGACTACTACATGGAGAACGCCCGCATCATCCGCGAGGGTCTTGCCGAGGCCGGCCTCACCGTGTACGGCGGCGTGAACGCCCCCTACATCTGGCTCAAGACCCCGAACGGGCTCTCCTCCTGGGACTTCTTCGATAAGCTCCTGAACGAGTGCAACGTGGTGGGTACCCCGGGCAGCGGCTTCGGCCCCTCCGGCGAGGGCTATTTCCGTCTCTCCGCCTTCGGCAACCGCGACAACGTCATCGAGGCGGTAGAGAGGATCAAGAAGAACCTTAAGTAG
- a CDS encoding cytochrome c7, protein MRRAIAAAVLSLFCAGFAFAADETVVVLPAKNGNVTFPHKQHKDMPEMKCTNCHETDKGGKIAALGKDWAHTTCKGCHTDKGKGPTKCNECHKK, encoded by the coding sequence ATGAGAAGAGCCATTGCAGCCGCCGTTCTTTCCCTTTTCTGCGCCGGGTTTGCCTTTGCCGCTGACGAGACCGTGGTCGTACTCCCGGCGAAGAACGGCAATGTGACCTTCCCGCACAAGCAACACAAGGACATGCCGGAGATGAAGTGCACCAACTGTCACGAAACCGACAAGGGAGGGAAGATCGCGGCCCTCGGCAAGGACTGGGCGCACACGACCTGCAAGGGGTGCCACACCGACAAGGGCAAAGGGCCCACCAAGTGCAACGAATGTCATAAGAAGTAA
- a CDS encoding phosphotransacetylase family protein encodes MARKIFVAASGQNIGKTTISVSLLHLAQKKYGRVGFMKPLGPKPTVLRGIPVDKDAALMAQVFDLTKDLRYMSPVVVYPETSRQAIDGKLDLPELADRIVTSFAELEKHCDFIIIEGSGHPGVGSVLHLSNARIAKMLDAPVLMLSGGGVGNVVDTLAMNTALFKLEGADVRGVLVNKLFTEKRDTMLDYLSRAFTGQPFSVLGGFDYKPVLANPSLGRVARLLDLPLYGNRREVKRIIHHVQIGAASTQRVTEMLRDSSLLLVTSSRDELLVTLANLYQMPEFHQQIAGLIISGQAPVSGITQRIIDRSNIPYFRTKETTTDIYKLITEDVSKLTAKDTEKLALIRSLAEERLDFDAIDELFAQ; translated from the coding sequence TTGGCCAGGAAGATATTCGTTGCGGCTTCGGGTCAGAACATCGGTAAGACGACCATCAGCGTGTCACTGCTGCACCTCGCCCAGAAGAAATACGGCAGGGTGGGCTTCATGAAGCCGCTGGGGCCCAAACCCACCGTCCTGCGCGGCATCCCGGTGGACAAGGACGCCGCCCTCATGGCGCAGGTGTTCGACCTCACCAAGGACCTGCGCTACATGTCGCCGGTGGTGGTCTACCCGGAGACCTCGCGGCAGGCCATCGACGGCAAGCTCGATCTCCCCGAGTTGGCCGACCGCATCGTTACCAGCTTCGCCGAGCTCGAGAAACACTGTGACTTCATCATTATCGAGGGGTCCGGGCATCCCGGAGTCGGATCGGTGCTGCACCTCTCCAACGCACGGATCGCCAAGATGCTGGACGCGCCGGTCCTGATGCTGAGCGGCGGTGGGGTCGGCAACGTCGTCGACACGCTGGCCATGAACACGGCACTCTTCAAGCTGGAGGGGGCCGACGTGCGCGGGGTGCTGGTGAACAAGCTCTTCACCGAGAAACGGGACACCATGCTGGACTACCTTTCCCGCGCCTTCACGGGGCAGCCCTTCTCGGTGCTGGGGGGCTTCGACTACAAGCCGGTACTGGCAAACCCCTCCCTGGGCAGGGTGGCGCGCCTGCTCGACCTCCCCTTGTACGGCAACCGCCGCGAGGTGAAGCGCATCATCCACCACGTACAAATCGGCGCGGCCTCCACGCAGCGGGTGACCGAGATGCTGCGCGATTCCTCGCTGTTGCTGGTGACCAGCAGCCGCGACGAGTTGCTGGTCACCCTCGCCAACCTGTACCAGATGCCCGAGTTCCATCAGCAGATCGCCGGGCTGATCATCTCGGGCCAGGCACCGGTCAGCGGCATCACCCAGCGCATCATCGACCGCAGCAACATACCCTATTTCCGCACCAAAGAGACCACCACCGATATCTACAAGCTCATCACCGAGGACGTCTCGAAGCTGACCGCGAAGGACACCGAGAAGCTGGCCCTGATCCGGTCCCTGGCCGAGGAACGCCTCGACTTCGACGCTATCGACGAGCTGTTCGCGCAGTAG
- a CDS encoding cytochrome c7, whose product MKKVVVAVALVVFGAGAAFAADVITLPAKNGNITFNHKKHQDALKDCKACHEKAPGKIEGFGKDWAHKTCKGCHSDKGAGPTKCADCHKK is encoded by the coding sequence ATGAAAAAGGTAGTCGTAGCAGTGGCCCTCGTCGTCTTCGGTGCAGGGGCGGCCTTCGCCGCCGACGTGATCACCCTCCCTGCCAAAAACGGCAACATCACCTTCAACCACAAGAAGCACCAGGACGCGCTGAAAGACTGTAAGGCGTGCCATGAGAAGGCACCGGGCAAGATCGAAGGGTTCGGCAAGGACTGGGCGCACAAGACCTGCAAAGGGTGCCACAGCGACAAAGGCGCCGGCCCGACCAAGTGCGCCGACTGCCACAAGAAGTAA